The DNA segment GCCGAAATGGGCTTCACCCAGGACGGGAATCGACTCGCGGTCCGTTGCCGGGTTGCTGCCGACGCCCCCTGGCGCACCATCTTCTTCAGCCTCCGCGACGGCGAATGGATCGAAGAAGAGGCCGACGAACTCCCCGACACCAGTTGGTTGTCCTTCTCCCACGCCGGCGATCAGATGGCCGTGGGTCTTGGGGACGGTTCGGTCCTCCTGCTCGGGCCGAGACCAGGTGATCGAAGGCTACTCCGAACACCTGAATTCGCACGGCCGATTTCGGCATGCTTCTCCGCAGACGGAGCATCCTTGGCGACAGGTTGGTCCAATGGCCAGGTGGTTCTCTGGAACGTTCTCGAAGGCCGTTCCCAGGCCGAGTTGGAATGCGTCGACGGCCCCCCTTCCTACATCGCCTTCTGCCGAGGCGGACGCGGGCTCGTGATCCTTGAGGGGACGCAAACGCTCGCCGTCCACAGCCTCGAAAGCCTGGGCACTCGCAGAACCTTGACGACGATCGGCAAAGCGCCGATCCGCCTGGCGACCTCGCCGGGGGGAGACGCCCTGGTGGCCGGTTACGAATCCGAGTCAGTGCGATACTGGAACCTCCAGAAGCCCGCCGAGGAACCCAAGGTTTTGAGCCGGTTCCGATCCCCGAGCTGCCTGGAGTTTTCGCCGGCCGGCGGAACCCTGCTCATGAACTTCGATGAGCCGTCGGTCTTCGTATGGAAGACGCCGACCGCCACCCCCCCGCGGCTGGCACTTGCCGGCCACCAGGCGGAAGCCTGGGCGCTGGCTTTCTCGACCGACGGCCGAATCCTTGCGTCTGGGGCCGACGACCATCAAATCAAGCTCTGGAACGTCGCCGACGGGCGAGAGTTGGCGAGCATCGAGGCCCATTCGCAAACCGTTTCGGGGCTTGCATTTTCTCCAGACGGGGCACACCTCGCCAGCGTGAGCCTCGACGGCTCCTGGAAGATCTGGCGAGTCGTTCGGTCCGATGCCGACGCCTCCTCAGTCCGCCTTGAAATCCTTCGTGTCCTCCGGCCCGAGGGTCGGAGCCAACTCCGATGCGTAGCCTACTCCCCGGACGGCAAGCGAGTCGCCGCATCCGGTCTGACGCCGGACATCCTGCTCGATTCGGCCCCCAATTACGACGCCCCGGCGACCATCTCCAACGCCCACACGCAGATGGTTACAGCCATAGCGTTCTCAGAGGCCCAATCGGTCGTCCTCGCTTCCGTTTCTTGCGACGGCCGGCTCAAGATCTGGAATACCGACGACCAGACCTGCTTCGCCGACAAACGAGGCGATGGATCGTTGATGGCCGTCGCGTTCCGCAAACCTGAAGGCTCGCTCAGTTCGATGCTGGCGTTAGGAGGGTCCCAGCGAGTGATCCAAATCCTCGACATGGGAACCACAGACTTTGTGCGAGCGGTTAAGGGACATCCCGATTCCGTCCGCGCCCTGGCCTTCTCGCACGATCGGCTCACGCTCGCCACGGGATGCGACGACGGCTGCATCCGCCTCTGCGACGCCGAAACCCAAGAAATCGTCCTGCGTCTAAACGGCCATAATGCCCGGATCAACGCCGTCGCTTTCTCGCGCGACGACACGGTGCTCGCCACCTGCAGTCATTCCGGCGAGGTCTTTCTCTGGAAGGCTCCCCCCCCCAGGTCTGCTCCGTGATCCGCCTGCTTCCAGCGCTCCTGCTGGTGGCGACCGCCCTCACAGCGAACGCCGCGGACATCTGCTTCGAAGATGTCGCACGATCCGCTGGGATCGACTTCCAGTTCCACGCCGGCTCCCGAGGACGCCATGACCTCCCGGAGATCATGGCCGGCGGCTTAGCCCTGTTCGACGCGGACGGCGACGGGCTTCTGGACGTCTTCCTCTGCCAGGGTGGACCAATCCAGCCGACCCCCGGCGCAATTGATCCCCCCTGCCGTCTCTACCGCAATCTCGGTGGTCTCAAGTTCGAGGATCGAACAGCGACCGCCGGCATACCTGGCCCCAGTTACGCGATGGGGGTCGCCCCTGCGGACTTCGACGGGGACGGCCGAATCGACCTCTTCGTCACGGGGTGGCGAGGACGACGACTCTATCGGAATCTAGGCGACTGCCGCTTCGAAGACGTCACTGTCGCCGCGGGCGTCGCCGGCGAGAGTTGGACGACCGGAGCCGCTTGGGCCGACCTCGATGGAGACGGCGATCTGGACCTCTACGTCGCCGGCTACGTCGCTTTTGATCCAGCCGCCGCCCCCTACTGCGCCGCCCCCGACGGTCGTCGCGACTTCTGCGCGCCCGAGGACTTCGACCCCGAGCCCGACCACATCTACCGGAACGACGGCGGCCGATTCGTCGACGTCGTTCGCGAAGCCGGCTTGCCGCAAAGGGAGGAGCGCGGACTCGGCGTGTTAATCGCTGATTTCGACGGCGACCGACGCCCCGACGTCTTCGTGGCGAACGACGGCGGCCGCTGCTGGATGCTGGCGAATCGCGGGGGCCTCCACTTCGAGGACGTCGCCGAGGCAGCCGGCACGGCCCGCGACGGCGGGGGGCGAGCACTCGCTGGAATGGGAACGGCCGCCGCCGATCTCGACGGCGACGGCCTCATCGACCTGGCCGTCACCAACTTCCTGGGCCGTTCAACGATCGCCTTTCGAGGACTCGACGGCCGGGGCGGCTTCCGCGATGAATCCAGCCGTCTGGGAATCGCCGCCGCCACTCGCGAGGTACTCGGGTTCGGCGTCGTCGCGGCTGACTTCGACGCCGACGGCCGCATCGACCTCCTCCAGGCCAACGGCCATGTCCTCGACCGCGCCCGCCTCGGCGTCCCCTTCGCCATGCGCCCGATTCTCCTACAGGGTCGTGCAGGCGGTTTCGACGACGCCTCGAAGCGGGGAGGCCCCTGGTTTTCGCGTCCTGCCCTGGGGCGAGGACTCGCCGTGGGCGACCTGGACGACGACGGCCGACTGGATGTCGCCGCCGCGTCGCTCGACGTTCCGTTCGCCCTTCTGGTCAATCGGACGCCTGCCGCCTCGGTCGTCCACATCGACCTCGTGAACCGTCAGGGCGTTCCCGCGATCGGGGCCCGCGTGACGGCTCGGATCGGAGGCCGGACGGAGGTTACGGGTCTGGTCGGCGGAGCCGGGTACCTCTCGTCCTCACCTCCCCGGCTGACATTCAGCCTTGGTTCGGCTTCAGCGATCGAGACCCTGGAAATCGCCTGGCCCTGGGGAGGCGTCGAGATCCGCCGCGATATTCGGCCGGGAATGCCGCTGCGCATCGTGGAAAACGCTCCGGCGGTCAGTCCTGATCCGCCTGACCGCTGAACCTCGGCCCGTCGCCGGTAAGTAGCCAGTTGGGATTTGCGCCGGTCACCTCCAGAAATCGCAATAGCGCAGGTCCGGGCATCGTAGCGCCGGACTCATAGCGCACCCAGTTGCGGTAGGGGACGTCGATGGCCGACGCCAGCATCGGTCCCCCATGCTCGCCGTAAAGCTCTAGCCGGATCTCGCGCACACGCCGCGAAACCTCGCGTTTGAGTTCGTTCCACTCCGCCGAGTGGGATTCAGAATCGCCCATCTCAACCCCGTCACAACTCATTCACTTGCCCCTACGCCTCTCGGACAGGAAGGACGACCCCTTCCCCGAGGCTACGCCTCCCTAGAGCGAGGAGCTTGCAAATCGCCTCATTTAACCAGATACAGGCCATTTATAACTCTTCAAATGACCCATGGAGCCGATTCTCGGTTTCCACTTTGAGGGATCGCACCGTCAATCTCGAGAAGCAGCGAATTTTTCTCGTCAGAAATCTCGAACTTCCGGAATCCGACCTGTCGCCGAGGCCGGCGGATCACGGTGGATGATGTCGAGGGAGACGAGAACCCGCAACCGCCTCCCGAAACAGGCCCTGCCGATTTCGGATTGTCATCATTATTAGGGGTTGGACCGGTGTCACTCGCCTCACGTCACGAGATCGAACGGCTGGCCGGTCGGATCCAGAACGCCTGCCGTCGGCGAGGCTTCCGATGGCATGACGGCTGCTCGACGGCCCGCGTTTGGGAGGCCGCCGCGCTCGCTCTGATCCAATGCCACATCGAGGATCCCGAACTGCCGGTCGACCCGGAGTTGTTCGTGGCCTCCCAGACGGTCGACAACCCATGGACCGACCTGGCCTCACCGCTCGCCCAAAAGCGTTATCGAAATCAGGTCGTGACGATCATACGCCAACTCAGAAGCGAACTAGCCCGCGAAATCCGTCGCGCCGAGGAATTGATCGAACGAGGACGTTCGATTGGCGACGTTGTGGGAGGCGCCAACGCCAAGCTGTCGCCACTCGGCCGCTACATCGTCGCCCGAAGGGCCCTGAGGCCCGATCTCGCCGATGAATGGAGCCGCGAGGCGCTGGCCCAACACGACAGTTGCCCGCTGTACCGGTCGGCATGCTGCGACTTCCTTCCCGTCGAAGCTTATCCCGTCGGGATCGAGCTTACATCGCCAGCGTCGATCCGAACCTATTCGACGCTTTCCTCGCTCAACTAAAAAGTGCGTCTTTTACCACCGGTTCAATTCCAAATTCGGCGAGTTTCGACATAAGTTCTATTCGCCGAATATAGATATCACCGATCGAATTTGGGAGCACGGTCGAGAGACGTCGCCGCCGCCGTCTCAACCTAACACCGTCTCCACCTAGACTTTGGTCGCCCCCCACCCGCAGTTCTTCTCGCTCGTCGCGCCGATTACGCTTTTCAAGACCCAATCTCTCATCCCTTAGCTTTACCTAATCCTGCCTGAGGAGGCCTGACCATGCGCACGCGCCGCGCTTTCCGCCCCGTCGTCGAAACGCTGTCCCTTCGTCTTGTCTTGTCCACCCTGGCCACCACCGATCCCATGGCCCCAATTCTAGTTCCGAAAACATCACCCACGGTGAGCCCGCTTCCGACGGATCCCGTCAAGATCACAGATACCACGACGACCGACGAAACTTACGTCGGTTCCGACACCTCGACGAGCATCGATCCTCCCGCCACGGTGAACGCCTGAGGCCACTTTCCGGCACGCAGAACCGCCTACCTAAACAACATTCTTCCCTCCCGCCGGATGAATGTTGAAAAAAAGCAACACTCGCCTTCGCATTCAAGCTATTTTTTGACTCCTGGGACTTGCTTGATCAGGAATCACATCTTATCTTTCCATGAGTTTGCGACTCCGTTGGTGGAGACGCGAGTCCCTTGATGCGTCGTCGCCTGAAATCCCCCCCGAGACCTCTTCCCGAGGTGCCGTACATCGTTACAATTAACGAAGTCGCTCAAGGCTGGGATCCTGAGATGACGCCTAACTTCTCGGAAACGACATCAACTATCGCCTGAGGCGACCGTCGATGCTTCCCTAGACCCACGCGGGAGGGGCCCATCATGGCGCCGTTGTCGAATCGCGGGATCGACGACGATCTGAGCCAGACGCTTAAAGAAGCACAAAGTGGCGATCAGCTGGCCTGGGAAAAGCTCTTTCGAGAGTATTATCCCAAGGTGCGCCGCGTTGTCAGGCGCAAGATGGGCCACTCGATGAGATCGGTCTACGATTCGACCGATTTCGCCAGCGATGTCATGAAAAGCCTGGCAGCAAATCTAGGCCGGCTCGATTTCCCCTCCTCCGAGCATCTCGTTGCTTTTTTGGCCCAGGTCGCGGAGCAGAAGGTCGTCGACGAATATCGTCGCCGGCGGACCTTGAAACGCGATGTGACCCGTGAGCGCCGCATCGAGGCCGCCTCGACACCCGTCCAGCTTGCTTCCGACGAGCCCACCGCAAGTCAGTTGGCCCAGGCCAATGAAGCGGAAGCGATCCTGCTGAGCCAGCGGGATGAAATCGAGCGGACGATCATCGACCTGCGTCGGCAGGGGCATGACAACAACGACATCGCCGATAAGACCGGCTGGAACATCCGAAAGGTCCAGCGGTTTCTCAAACGCCTCCACGACTCGCTGCACAGCGGAGGGCGGTAGGCTCTATGAGTGGTTTCGATTCCGACGATGTGAGCGCAGATGGTCTGGAGCGCATCGACGTCGAAGTGGAACAATACCGTCGATACGTCGCCAGTGCTCGACACGTTGCTCTTCGACCTTACTGGATCGGTCGCTCCCCTCAGGCTCAGCTGATCAACGAGGCGGAACGTCTCGTATGTCTCACCGCTCTTATCAAGGAAGACCTGGGACGTCGCTTCGAGCAGGGCGAATCCCCTTCGGTGTCGGCCTATCTCAAAGAATTCCCCGAACTACGCGAGGCCTCCAATCGCGTCGTAAGTCTTGTGTACGAGGAGTATTGTCTTCGCGAAGAACGCGGCGAGCCGCTTGACGTCGATTCGTTCTGTGACCGCTACGCTCCCTGGAAGGACTCCCTTAAAGCTCAGCTCGGCTATCACCGCATCCTGAGTCAAGCGGCTGGGCTGACGCCTCCTCGACCTTCCTTCCCCAAGGAAGGAGAGTGGTTTGAGGAATTCGAGCTTCTGAAGCAGATTGGCAAGGGGGGGTATTCGCGAGTTTTCCTGGCCGCTGACCATTCGTTGGGCGGTAAACGGGTCGTGCTGAAGGTGGCTCTCGACCGCGGCCGCGAGGCCGAAGCCCAGGGGGCGCTCGACCATCCCCATATCGTTCCGGTCAATTCCGTCGCCTTTCCAGACCAGGGGGAGTTTCGCGGCCTCTCGATGCCCTACCGGCCAGGGCTCCCTCTCGACGACGTGGTTCATCGTCTACGCGTCGACGGACGCCGTCCCCGATCGGCGTCGGAACTCTGGGACGCCATGGCTGCGGGAGTTCGCAACTCGGCCGCTCCTATCAGCGAAGACCTGGCCAATGCCCTGAAGGTTGGGCCGAACAGCGACGGTTGGCGTGGGTTCCCCATCAACGGCTCGTTCGCACAAGGAGTCGCCTGGATCGGGATGGTGCTTGCACGAGCCCTGGCCTATGCGCACGATCACCGGACTTTTCACCGCGACGTGAAGCCGGGGAACGTCCTGCTGACCGTCCAGCACGGCCCGCAACTCCTGGACTTCAACCTCGCCCAGTCACCGCACTCCGCCGACGAGGCCAATTCCGCCTTCCAGGGGGGAACTCTCCCCTACATGGCCCCCGAACAGATCGAGGCATTCCTCAATCCGGCGCGGTGGGCCGACGTGTCCGATCCAGCCGACGTTTATTCACTCGGACTCGTGCTCCGTGAGCTGCTCACCGGCGAGCCGCTTGACGCCCCTAACGGCAAACTTTTGACGCCCAGAGCTTTGCAGAATCTTCTGGACCGCCGCCTCTGTCTGGCGTCGGACATCCGCCGTCACGCCCCGAATACCCCGCACGGCCTTGAGGCGATCGTTCAGAAGTGCCTCCTATACGATCCAGAAGAACGGTACAGCGCCCGTCAGCTCGCCGAGGACCTGGAACGATTCCTGCAGCGTTTGCCGCTCATCCACACCGAAAACCCGTCCCGCACGGAACGCCTAGGCAACTGGGCTGTGCGAAATCGCCGCCTGCTCGCCGCCAACGCTTTCTACCTCGCCGTCCTCGCGTTGATCTCGCCACTGCTGATCCAGAAGGCGACTCTCCTCCTCTTGCCCGACCTCAAGAACCAGCCAGACATGCACCGCGCTGTACGAGCCGTCGATTCCGGCTCATACACCGAAGCGGTGCCGATTCTTGAGAATCTGGTCAAACTTTATCCCGACTCTTCTCTCCTGCACTTCTACCTGAGCTTCGCCCGGAACGGGGTTGGTTCGTCCATGCCTTCACCGGCTCAGTTCGACTACGCCAAGGCGATCAAGCTACCTGGGGCCCACGAGGAACTTCGGGCCTGGTCGGCAGGTCGTTCGGAAGTCGTCGAGCATCTCATTGCATTTGCGAACAGCAGGCTGGGACATTACAACGACGAAACCCAGAAGAACCGGGACATGACCCCCGAGGAACTGGCCCCGCTGCGCGCGGAACTCGAGACGGCAGCCGACGCCTTCGAGATGGCCCTTGAACTTTCCAGCGTCCAGAATCTCCCTTTGGTCTCAGCCGACGCGCTTCAAGGGCTTGCCACCATCGCCGAGATCCACAGCGATCTCGAAAAGGCCTATGAGCGCCTTACGGCCGCTCTCGAGACCACCATCGACCCGAAAGAGGCGACCCAGAAGGCGCTGCTCGGCTCCCTTCGGACGCAACGCTGCCGAGTCTCGATCAGGCGCGCGAAGAAGGCCATCGAAGCGGATGATGAGGCTCGTGCAAAGGCTCTGCCGCAGATGGACGAGGCGCTAGCCGACCTGGATCTCGCGGATACGTTGAACAAGGCCGTGAATCAGTCGCTCCGCCGAGGATGCCGCACAGAAGCGTTACTGACGAGGAGTCTCCTGCATCATCGTCTGGGGAACGATGAACGCGGGCGAACCGATTGTCTTAACGCCAAGGAAGCCTTGGACGACTGGATTGATATGGCTCGTGCCGAGGGCAATCCGATCGATCAGACGTTCGAAGACGAATACCGCCGTCGACACCGGGAACTCTTGCAGCGCTTTCCCACCTCGACCGACTCGGGATAACGCCAATCAGGTCGACGACGTTCCAGGTGCCGACCGGGGATGAAAGCGTGCGTGGACCTGACGGAGGCGACTGAGTTCGACACGCGTGTAAATCTGGGTCGTCGCGATGGAGGCGTGTCCAAGCATCTCCTGCACGGCGCGCAGATCGGCGCCGCCGGCCAGAAGATGCGTGGCGAAACTGTGACGCAAGGTGTGAGGGCTGACTCCTTCTGGGAGACCCGCCGCTCTAGCGTGTTGCTTCACGATCCGCCACAATCCGACTCGCGAAAGCGGTTTGCCCGAACGTGTTACGAACACGGCGTCCGTACCGGCCCGCCCGGCGGTCAACACAGGACGATCGCGCTTCAGGTAGGTGGTCAAGGCTTCCCGAGCCCTTGATCCGATGGGAACCACCCGCTCCTTATCGCCCTTGCCGATACAACGCGCCAGCCCCGCTTCCAGGTCGATGTCATTGGGGCGTAGGCCGACGACCTCCGAAGCCCGGCAGCCGGTCGCATACAGCGTCTCAAGAGCCGCTCGGTCGCGACGTCCTAAACGAGTCTCGGCTGTCGGAGCCGACAGCAACCGCTCCACCGCGGCGGGGCCGAGGACGACCGGCAATCGATCCCACACCGCCGGAGCCGTCAGCAGTTTGGCAACGTTGTCCGCCAGCTTGCCCTCAAGCACGAGATACCGGAAAAACGTGGAGAGGCTCGCGAGATGTCGCGCGACACTGCTGGGAGCAAGCCCTCCCTGGACCAGCGCATCGACATACCCCCGAAGCGTCGGAACGTCCAATTCGGCGATCGGCCCCGAGGCGTGTTCGCGACGCCAACCGAGGAATCGCATCAGATCGGCCCGATAAGCAGCCAGCGTATGCGGCGACACGCCGCATTCGGCCATAAGATAGTGAAGGAATGGACCGACCGGATCCTGGCTCCGGCCCGGACGATACGCGGTGGTCACGGAGTTCTTCCCCTGCCGAGAATGGAGGCGGCGCACACGGTCATTCACCTTGAATCGGCGCTGCTCTGGCGGTGACTTCACCTCGGTTCAAGCGCGACGGCGGATGCGTCGGTCTCGTCAGGAGAGCCCGGGGCGGGTATAAAACAGAGTTGACCCACGCGATTTTCCTCGACGAGGCTTTTCTTGAAGATGTCGTCCCCCGCATCCGGCTCGGCCGGAGTCGCTCCCGCGTCTCCCCGTCTGCTCCCGACCATCGGCGGCCCCAACTTCGCCCTCGCCGTGTTGTTCGGGATGAATCTCCTGAACTACATCGACCGCTATTCGTTCTTCGCCGTCGGGGTGGATATCAAGAAGTCGTTCGACATCGACGACTTCTGGTACAGCGTGTTGGGCGTAGCCTTCATGGTAGTGTACACGGTCGTCTCGCCGGTCATGGGCTGGCTGGGAGACCGTTACGACCGCCGTCGACTGCTGGCGGGTGGAGTCGCGCTCTGGAGCTTCGCGACGGTCGGTTCTGCATTCTCACTCGATTTCTACCACATGTTCTTCTGGCGTTCGCTGCTGGGAGTGGGTGAGGCAAGCTACGGCGTCCTCGCTCCAACCCTGATCGCTGACCTCTTCCCGGTGGAGAAGCGCGGGAAGGCGATGGGACTCTATTATCTGGCCCTTCCGCTCGGCGGTGCGCTCGGCTACGCCCTTGGGGGCTGGATCGGCGACCATTGGGGATGGTCGCGAGCGTTCCTGATCGTCGGGCTCCCCGGGCTGCTGGCCGCGGTGGCGGGGCTCTTGATCCACGACCCCGGACGCGGGGCGTCTGAAGGGGGCCAGCCGACCGGCTCGACCGATCGGCCGAGAATGATCGACTATCTCCGGTTGTTCAAGATTCCTACGTACGTCTTGAACACGGTTGGCATGGCCGCCGTGACGTTCGCGACGGGGGCGTACGCCGTCCATGGGGCGAACTTCTACCAGACGGTCCGCGGCATGTCCATGACCCGGGCGACCTCCTCGATCGGCATCCTGACCGCTCTGGCCGGCCTTTTGGGGATCGCTCTGGGGACGGGTCTAGCGGACTTCACGATGCGGTTCACCCGACGAGCCTATCTGCTCCTCGCGGCGATCGTGACAGCGGCGGCGGTTCCCCTCGGGCTTCTCGCCATCCTGGAGAAGGACACGGCCGTATCCTTGGGGCTGCTCTTTGGGGCGATGCTCCTGACGTCAATGGTCCTGGGCCCGTGCAACACGGTCATCGCCAACGTCGTGCCGGCGAACAAGCGAGCCTCAGGCTTCGCTCTGTACATCTTCCTGATCCACGTCTTCGGCGACATCAGCTCGCCGGTGATCCTGGGATGGATCTCGACGTTCTTCGGCAGGCCTGACGTGGCCGAATCATGGCTGGGCTCCTTTTTCTCCTCGCTGGGCGCGACGCCCACCGGCGACGAGAACTTGACCGTGGCCATGCTGGTGGTCGCTCCCGTGCTGGCGGTTGGAGCGGCGTTCTTCCTGTTCGGCTCGCGATATCTTCCCGAAGACCAGCAGCACGTAAAAGACGCGGCGGCAGCCGCCGGCGTGGAACACGTTGAGGCGAACGTCTACCACTAAACGGGTGGCGGCTCCTCCGCCCGGGTCAAGAGTGGATCGTCGGGATCGGGTTCGCCCGGCGCGTCGATCCCCGGGAAATCGCGAACGACGAGCGTGGGACCGTGGAAGTCCTCGGAATCGATCGGCCGCTCTGTTTTAGAGTCCGGCTCGATCGGCTGGTGTTCTCGCCACCACACCTCGGCCTGATCGGCCGACCAGCCGCCGGCGTCCCGGCAGGACGCCAGAAGC comes from the Paludisphaera rhizosphaerae genome and includes:
- a CDS encoding CRTAC1 family protein, which gives rise to MIRLLPALLLVATALTANAADICFEDVARSAGIDFQFHAGSRGRHDLPEIMAGGLALFDADGDGLLDVFLCQGGPIQPTPGAIDPPCRLYRNLGGLKFEDRTATAGIPGPSYAMGVAPADFDGDGRIDLFVTGWRGRRLYRNLGDCRFEDVTVAAGVAGESWTTGAAWADLDGDGDLDLYVAGYVAFDPAAAPYCAAPDGRRDFCAPEDFDPEPDHIYRNDGGRFVDVVREAGLPQREERGLGVLIADFDGDRRPDVFVANDGGRCWMLANRGGLHFEDVAEAAGTARDGGGRALAGMGTAAADLDGDGLIDLAVTNFLGRSTIAFRGLDGRGGFRDESSRLGIAAATREVLGFGVVAADFDADGRIDLLQANGHVLDRARLGVPFAMRPILLQGRAGGFDDASKRGGPWFSRPALGRGLAVGDLDDDGRLDVAAASLDVPFALLVNRTPAASVVHIDLVNRQGVPAIGARVTARIGGRTEVTGLVGGAGYLSSSPPRLTFSLGSASAIETLEIAWPWGGVEIRRDIRPGMPLRIVENAPAVSPDPPDR
- a CDS encoding helix-turn-helix transcriptional regulator, with the translated sequence MSCDGVEMGDSESHSAEWNELKREVSRRVREIRLELYGEHGGPMLASAIDVPYRNWVRYESGATMPGPALLRFLEVTGANPNWLLTGDGPRFSGQADQD
- a CDS encoding RNA polymerase sigma factor, encoding MAPLSNRGIDDDLSQTLKEAQSGDQLAWEKLFREYYPKVRRVVRRKMGHSMRSVYDSTDFASDVMKSLAANLGRLDFPSSEHLVAFLAQVAEQKVVDEYRRRRTLKRDVTRERRIEAASTPVQLASDEPTASQLAQANEAEAILLSQRDEIERTIIDLRRQGHDNNDIADKTGWNIRKVQRFLKRLHDSLHSGGR
- a CDS encoding serine/threonine-protein kinase; its protein translation is MSGFDSDDVSADGLERIDVEVEQYRRYVASARHVALRPYWIGRSPQAQLINEAERLVCLTALIKEDLGRRFEQGESPSVSAYLKEFPELREASNRVVSLVYEEYCLREERGEPLDVDSFCDRYAPWKDSLKAQLGYHRILSQAAGLTPPRPSFPKEGEWFEEFELLKQIGKGGYSRVFLAADHSLGGKRVVLKVALDRGREAEAQGALDHPHIVPVNSVAFPDQGEFRGLSMPYRPGLPLDDVVHRLRVDGRRPRSASELWDAMAAGVRNSAAPISEDLANALKVGPNSDGWRGFPINGSFAQGVAWIGMVLARALAYAHDHRTFHRDVKPGNVLLTVQHGPQLLDFNLAQSPHSADEANSAFQGGTLPYMAPEQIEAFLNPARWADVSDPADVYSLGLVLRELLTGEPLDAPNGKLLTPRALQNLLDRRLCLASDIRRHAPNTPHGLEAIVQKCLLYDPEERYSARQLAEDLERFLQRLPLIHTENPSRTERLGNWAVRNRRLLAANAFYLAVLALISPLLIQKATLLLLPDLKNQPDMHRAVRAVDSGSYTEAVPILENLVKLYPDSSLLHFYLSFARNGVGSSMPSPAQFDYAKAIKLPGAHEELRAWSAGRSEVVEHLIAFANSRLGHYNDETQKNRDMTPEELAPLRAELETAADAFEMALELSSVQNLPLVSADALQGLATIAEIHSDLEKAYERLTAALETTIDPKEATQKALLGSLRTQRCRVSIRRAKKAIEADDEARAKALPQMDEALADLDLADTLNKAVNQSLRRGCRTEALLTRSLLHHRLGNDERGRTDCLNAKEALDDWIDMARAEGNPIDQTFEDEYRRRHRELLQRFPTSTDSG
- the xerD gene encoding site-specific tyrosine recombinase XerD, translated to MTTAYRPGRSQDPVGPFLHYLMAECGVSPHTLAAYRADLMRFLGWRREHASGPIAELDVPTLRGYVDALVQGGLAPSSVARHLASLSTFFRYLVLEGKLADNVAKLLTAPAVWDRLPVVLGPAAVERLLSAPTAETRLGRRDRAALETLYATGCRASEVVGLRPNDIDLEAGLARCIGKGDKERVVPIGSRAREALTTYLKRDRPVLTAGRAGTDAVFVTRSGKPLSRVGLWRIVKQHARAAGLPEGVSPHTLRHSFATHLLAGGADLRAVQEMLGHASIATTQIYTRVELSRLRQVHARFHPRSAPGTSST
- a CDS encoding spinster family MFS transporter: MSSPASGSAGVAPASPRLLPTIGGPNFALAVLFGMNLLNYIDRYSFFAVGVDIKKSFDIDDFWYSVLGVAFMVVYTVVSPVMGWLGDRYDRRRLLAGGVALWSFATVGSAFSLDFYHMFFWRSLLGVGEASYGVLAPTLIADLFPVEKRGKAMGLYYLALPLGGALGYALGGWIGDHWGWSRAFLIVGLPGLLAAVAGLLIHDPGRGASEGGQPTGSTDRPRMIDYLRLFKIPTYVLNTVGMAAVTFATGAYAVHGANFYQTVRGMSMTRATSSIGILTALAGLLGIALGTGLADFTMRFTRRAYLLLAAIVTAAAVPLGLLAILEKDTAVSLGLLFGAMLLTSMVLGPCNTVIANVVPANKRASGFALYIFLIHVFGDISSPVILGWISTFFGRPDVAESWLGSFFSSLGATPTGDENLTVAMLVVAPVLAVGAAFFLFGSRYLPEDQQHVKDAAAAAGVEHVEANVYH